In Deinococcus puniceus, one genomic interval encodes:
- a CDS encoding LacI family DNA-binding transcriptional regulator yields the protein MPSAKTPVPAAPSSESGAQQPTGGPEGTRPPSPRRTTLRDVAQALGVSVATVSNAYNRPDQLSPDLRERVFEQAAALGYTGPDPLARSLRRGRTQVIGVLYDAPLSYAFADPAASLFLGGVAHALQDAGLSLLLLSGRSEAAPAGDAARSASVDGFISYATAHGSPLLDAALTRNLPTVLVDHAVRPDAASGVPRVAHPVIGIDDADGATQAAEHLLALEHEAIGVLALPLRADGVAGILSLERERRATNTHILARLQGYRAALHGTVAADLPVYEVADNTPEGGQIAAHALLTARPDTTALLCMSDVLAQGALAAATALGLRVPEDLSLTGFDDIPSSAALNLTTVSQPTTQKGEQAGRALLALLAGETPPNVLLPTTLVVRGSTGRRVTRV from the coding sequence ATGCCGTCCGCCAAGACCCCAGTGCCCGCCGCGCCTTCTTCCGAGTCAGGGGCGCAGCAGCCGACTGGAGGCCCGGAGGGAACAAGACCGCCCTCACCCCGCCGAACGACCCTGCGTGATGTGGCTCAGGCTCTCGGTGTGTCGGTGGCGACGGTCAGCAATGCTTACAACCGTCCCGACCAGCTGTCCCCCGATCTGCGGGAGCGGGTCTTCGAACAGGCGGCGGCGTTGGGGTACACCGGGCCTGACCCGTTGGCCCGCAGTCTGCGGCGCGGGCGCACCCAGGTCATCGGCGTGCTGTACGACGCGCCGCTGTCTTACGCCTTCGCCGATCCTGCCGCCAGTTTGTTTCTGGGCGGTGTGGCCCATGCCCTTCAGGATGCGGGCCTGAGTTTGCTGCTGCTGTCGGGCCGCAGTGAAGCCGCGCCTGCTGGAGACGCCGCCCGCAGTGCCAGCGTGGACGGGTTTATCAGCTATGCCACGGCGCACGGCAGCCCGCTGCTCGATGCCGCCCTGACCCGCAATCTGCCGACGGTGTTGGTCGATCATGCGGTGCGCCCGGACGCTGCCTCCGGTGTTCCCCGCGTTGCCCACCCGGTCATCGGCATTGACGATGCGGACGGTGCCACACAGGCTGCCGAGCATCTGTTGGCGCTGGAACACGAAGCCATCGGGGTGCTGGCGTTGCCGCTGCGGGCCGATGGTGTGGCTGGAATCCTGTCGTTGGAGCGGGAACGCCGGGCCACCAATACCCATATTCTGGCCCGCTTGCAGGGCTACCGCGCCGCCCTGCACGGCACAGTTGCGGCAGACCTGCCCGTGTACGAGGTGGCCGACAACACGCCCGAAGGTGGACAGATCGCCGCCCACGCCTTGCTCACGGCTCGTCCAGACACCACCGCGCTGCTGTGCATGAGCGACGTGTTGGCACAGGGAGCATTGGCAGCGGCGACAGCCCTCGGCCTGCGCGTGCCCGAAGACCTGAGCCTGACCGGATTCGACGACATTCCCAGCAGTGCCGCGCTGAATCTGACCACCGTGAGCCAGCCCACGACCCAAAAAGGCGAACAGGCCGGACGTGCGCTTCTGGCGTTATTGGCCGGAGAAACACCGCCGAACGTGTTGTTGCCGACGACGTTGGTGGTGCGGGGAAGCACAGGGCGGCGAGTGACGCGGGTCTAA
- a CDS encoding MFS transporter — translation MTDAAQMTPYTPRHSEMARQALGLVFLTNGAVFGTWAVNIPSVRDALSLSETQVGLALLAIGLGSLLTMPVTGSWTSRYGSHRVTLIAMFAFIFALALPFLAPNLLVLALALAVMGAANGAMDVAMNAQGVTVERALARPVMSRFHAYFSLGSVMGALLGTVLVGRVPMLTHALIVVAAAGLAAFWAGRRLLPDQLVAPSASPAEQDRGSAPGKNDAHSGPRFSSAVVLLGTLCFLGMLSEGANYDWAALYFRDTLGLAGGSATWGYTAFVIAMTLGRWFGDIVRTRLGDERTVRGGALLTAGGLALALLVRDPWLATLGFALSGLGLSNVVPVMYGTAGHALAGHGIAQVATIGYAGFLLGPPAIGFVAQQVGLPAALGIALAGAVVIAVFGGQAFALVRKKAMQSS, via the coding sequence ATGACTGACGCCGCCCAGATGACGCCTTATACACCCCGACACTCTGAGATGGCTCGGCAGGCGCTGGGGCTGGTCTTTCTGACCAACGGCGCGGTGTTCGGGACTTGGGCAGTGAACATTCCCAGCGTCCGCGACGCACTGAGTCTCAGCGAAACACAGGTGGGACTGGCGCTGCTGGCCATCGGATTGGGCAGTCTGCTGACCATGCCGGTCACGGGCAGCTGGACTTCGCGTTACGGCAGCCACCGGGTCACGCTGATCGCCATGTTCGCATTCATCTTTGCGCTGGCTTTGCCTTTTCTGGCTCCTAATCTGCTGGTGTTGGCTCTCGCTCTCGCCGTGATGGGAGCGGCCAACGGCGCAATGGACGTGGCCATGAACGCGCAGGGCGTAACCGTAGAACGGGCTTTGGCTCGCCCGGTCATGAGCCGCTTTCACGCCTACTTCAGCTTAGGAAGTGTGATGGGCGCGCTGCTGGGCACCGTGTTGGTGGGCCGCGTGCCGATGCTGACGCACGCGTTGATCGTGGTGGCGGCGGCTGGTTTGGCTGCATTCTGGGCAGGCCGACGACTGTTGCCCGATCAACTTGTGGCACCTTCAGCCAGCCCTGCGGAGCAAGACCGGGGTTCAGCCCCCGGCAAGAATGACGCACACAGCGGCCCCCGCTTCAGCTCCGCTGTGGTGTTGCTGGGCACACTCTGTTTCCTGGGCATGCTCTCGGAAGGCGCGAATTACGACTGGGCGGCACTGTATTTCCGCGACACCCTGGGCTTGGCGGGCGGCAGCGCAACGTGGGGGTACACGGCCTTCGTGATTGCTATGACGCTGGGCCGCTGGTTCGGCGACATCGTCCGCACCCGCTTGGGCGACGAACGCACGGTACGCGGCGGAGCATTGTTGACGGCAGGGGGCTTGGCCCTCGCGCTGTTGGTGCGTGATCCCTGGCTGGCAACGCTGGGCTTCGCGCTCTCCGGCCTGGGCCTCAGCAACGTGGTTCCCGTAATGTACGGCACCGCTGGGCATGCGCTGGCTGGACACGGAATCGCGCAGGTGGCCACCATCGGTTACGCCGGATTTTTGCTGGGGCCACCCGCCATCGGCTTCGTGGCGCAGCAGGTAGGCTTACCCGCAGCCCTGGGAATCGCGTTGGCCGGAGCAGTCGTCATCGCGGTCTTTGGCGGCCAAGCTTTCGCGCTGGTGCGGAAAAAGGCGATGCAGTCTAGCTAA
- a CDS encoding polyphosphate kinase 2 family protein, whose product MNTDQYRVKSGQKVSLKDWATDDDGGYDKEESKILLDSLEAELAEWQERLYAEGKQALLIVLQARDAGGKDGTVKHVFGAFNPNGVQISNFKVPSEEELAHDFLWRIHAKAPRRGVIGVFNRSHYEDVLVTRVHSLIDDRTAKHRLEHIQNFEAMLIDGGTQIIKFYLHISPDEQKDRLQERLDDPNKHWKFSENDLAERAKWPQYTAAYEEALSTSTKDSPWYVIPADHKWFRDLLISRILLDRLKAMDSQYPAVEFDPKKIKIPKI is encoded by the coding sequence ATGAATACAGACCAGTACCGCGTCAAATCGGGCCAGAAGGTTTCCCTGAAAGATTGGGCCACCGATGACGATGGCGGCTACGACAAAGAGGAAAGCAAAATCTTGCTGGACAGTTTGGAAGCTGAGCTGGCCGAGTGGCAGGAGCGCCTCTACGCCGAGGGCAAACAGGCCCTACTGATCGTGCTGCAGGCCCGCGACGCAGGCGGTAAAGATGGCACGGTCAAACATGTCTTCGGCGCGTTTAATCCCAACGGCGTCCAGATTTCAAATTTCAAAGTGCCGAGTGAAGAAGAGCTGGCCCATGATTTTCTGTGGCGGATCCACGCCAAAGCGCCACGCCGGGGCGTCATCGGCGTCTTCAATCGCAGCCACTATGAGGATGTGCTGGTGACCCGTGTGCATAGCCTGATCGATGACAGAACAGCAAAACACCGGCTGGAACACATCCAGAACTTTGAAGCCATGTTGATTGATGGCGGCACACAAATCATTAAATTTTACCTGCATATCAGTCCAGATGAACAAAAGGATCGTCTACAAGAACGCTTGGATGATCCCAACAAGCATTGGAAATTTAGTGAAAACGATCTAGCAGAGCGGGCGAAGTGGCCGCAGTACACGGCTGCCTACGAAGAAGCCCTGAGTACCAGTACAAAAGATTCGCCCTGGTACGTCATCCCGGCAGATCACAAATGGTTCCGTGATCTGCTGATCTCACGAATCTTGTTAGATCGTCTTAAAGCAATGGATTCTCAATATCCAGCAGTTGAGTTCGATCCGAAAAAAATAAAAATTCCCAAAATTTAA
- a CDS encoding S-ribosylhomocysteine lyase, translating to MANVESFDLDHTKVKAPYVRLAGVKTTPRGDSISKYDLRLLQPNQAAIDPAAIHTLEHLLAGYLRDHLEDVVDVSPMGCRTGMYMAVIGEPDEQGVLQAFEAALRDTAAHDRPIPGVSELECGNYRDHDLQAARQHARDALGGGLKVQETILLQR from the coding sequence ATGGCAAATGTCGAATCCTTCGATCTGGATCACACCAAAGTCAAGGCTCCTTACGTGCGCTTGGCGGGCGTCAAGACCACGCCGCGTGGCGATTCCATCAGCAAATACGATCTGCGGCTGCTTCAGCCCAATCAGGCGGCCATAGACCCGGCAGCCATTCATACCCTCGAACACCTACTGGCCGGATATCTGCGCGACCATCTGGAAGACGTAGTAGATGTTTCCCCGATGGGTTGCCGCACCGGAATGTATATGGCCGTCATTGGCGAGCCTGATGAACAGGGCGTATTGCAGGCCTTCGAAGCGGCCCTACGCGATACTGCCGCCCATGACCGCCCTATTCCCGGCGTCAGTGAACTGGAGTGCGGCAACTACCGTGACCACGATCTGCAAGCTGCTCGCCAACATGCCCGCGACGCTCTGGGAGGCGGCCTGAAGGTACAGGAGACCATCCTGCTCCAACGCTGA
- the lspA gene encoding signal peptidase II, with the protein MPTLTNRAPRLPVWMPFLIAGLLIVADQALKAWALANLVERQPAIPFIPGLIDWVLTFNTGAAWSLFSGSALPLAIGRLAVGLGILGYLTFRPQPRFITVVLSLVSAGAIGNAIDGIRQGKVTDMIHSPALSAVTRAFNAGDFPIFNIADMCVVGGTLLLLIASLVPDRKPKL; encoded by the coding sequence GTGCCGACCCTGACCAACCGTGCGCCCCGCCTGCCTGTGTGGATGCCGTTCCTAATAGCTGGGCTGCTGATCGTGGCCGACCAAGCCCTCAAAGCGTGGGCCTTGGCAAATTTAGTAGAACGCCAACCTGCCATCCCTTTTATTCCCGGTCTGATCGATTGGGTACTGACCTTCAACACGGGCGCGGCGTGGAGTCTATTCAGCGGCTCGGCGCTGCCGCTGGCGATAGGAAGGCTCGCCGTTGGCTTGGGCATTTTGGGCTACCTTACTTTCCGCCCGCAACCCCGCTTTATTACAGTAGTCCTAAGTCTGGTCTCTGCCGGGGCCATCGGCAACGCCATAGACGGCATTCGGCAGGGCAAGGTGACCGACATGATCCACTCGCCCGCCCTAAGCGCCGTGACTCGCGCCTTCAATGCGGGCGACTTCCCTATTTTTAATATTGCCGATATGTGCGTCGTCGGCGGCACGCTGCTGCTCCTGATTGCCAGCCTCGTGCCTGACCGCAAACCGAAGCTGTAG
- a CDS encoding large ribosomal subunit protein bL28, with translation MSKVCEMCGKGPVVVNSVVRRGKARAAGGVGRKVTGVTKTRQVPNLQPLTVTRGGISLRVRVCTKCRRSLI, from the coding sequence ATGTCAAAAGTATGCGAAATGTGCGGCAAAGGGCCGGTAGTCGTCAACTCTGTGGTGCGCCGTGGTAAGGCCCGTGCAGCGGGCGGCGTAGGCCGTAAAGTCACCGGCGTGACCAAAACCCGTCAGGTGCCTAACCTGCAGCCCCTCACCGTGACTCGCGGCGGCATCAGCCTGCGCGTGCGCGTGTGCACCAAGTGCCGCCGCAGCCTGATCTAA
- a CDS encoding GlsB/YeaQ/YmgE family stress response membrane protein: MGWIITILVGALCGWLASLIMKTNAQQGAVANILIGIVGSIVAQFVFGNLLNIGGASVAGSGFTIWSIIWGVVGSVVLIAILKALKVLR, translated from the coding sequence ATGGGTTGGATCATCACTATTCTGGTAGGTGCCCTCTGCGGTTGGCTCGCAAGTCTCATCATGAAGACCAACGCTCAGCAGGGTGCAGTGGCAAATATCTTGATCGGTATCGTGGGCAGCATCGTCGCCCAGTTCGTCTTCGGCAACCTGCTCAACATCGGCGGCGCAAGTGTCGCGGGCAGTGGCTTCACCATCTGGAGTATCATCTGGGGCGTGGTCGGCAGCGTCGTGCTGATCGCTATCCTCAAGGCCCTGAAGGTTTTGCGCTAA
- the thrC gene encoding threonine synthase → MPGLLERYKDFLPITDKTPALSLHEGSTPLIHAPALSKLLDIELFLKYEGLNPTGSFKDRGMVMAVAKAVEDGADTVICASTGNTSAAAAAYAARSGLRCIVLIPDGNIALGKLAQAVAYGAQIVAINGNFDAALSLVQQISREHPIALVNSVNPYRLQGQKTAAFEIVDELGAAPDILALPVGNAGNISAYWMGFREYRTRGMTDTLPRMWGFQAAGAAPLARGLERVDNPETLATAIRIGAPASAHLAKAAVSESGGLFDMATDDEIMDAYFQIAREGVFCEPASATPVAGLLKLHAAGKLKPGSRVVAVLTGNGLKDPNNAMRGMAAPVAVGADMQSVLATIL, encoded by the coding sequence ATGCCCGGACTACTGGAACGCTACAAAGACTTTTTGCCCATCACCGACAAGACGCCCGCCCTGAGCCTGCACGAGGGCAGCACGCCGCTGATTCACGCGCCCGCCCTGAGCAAACTGCTGGACATAGAGCTGTTCCTGAAATACGAGGGCCTGAACCCCACCGGCAGTTTTAAAGACCGGGGCATGGTCATGGCCGTAGCTAAAGCAGTCGAAGACGGCGCAGACACCGTAATTTGCGCCAGCACGGGCAATACCAGCGCCGCCGCCGCCGCTTACGCCGCCCGCAGTGGGCTGCGCTGCATCGTGCTGATTCCCGACGGCAACATCGCGCTGGGCAAGCTGGCGCAGGCGGTGGCGTATGGGGCGCAGATCGTGGCGATCAACGGCAACTTTGATGCGGCCCTGAGTCTGGTGCAGCAGATCAGCCGGGAACACCCGATTGCCCTCGTGAACAGCGTGAACCCCTACCGCTTGCAGGGTCAAAAAACGGCGGCCTTTGAAATCGTGGATGAACTGGGTGCGGCTCCCGATATTCTGGCCCTGCCTGTGGGCAACGCCGGAAACATCAGCGCGTATTGGATGGGCTTCCGCGAGTACCGCACGCGTGGGATGACCGACACGCTTCCGCGCATGTGGGGCTTTCAAGCAGCGGGGGCGGCTCCTTTGGCACGCGGGCTGGAGCGGGTGGACAACCCCGAAACGCTGGCGACGGCCATCCGCATTGGTGCACCGGCCAGCGCCCACCTCGCCAAAGCGGCGGTCAGCGAGAGCGGCGGCCTGTTCGATATGGCCACCGACGACGAAATCATGGACGCCTACTTTCAGATTGCCCGCGAAGGCGTGTTTTGCGAGCCTGCCAGCGCCACCCCCGTTGCGGGCCTGCTGAAGCTACACGCCGCCGGAAAACTGAAGCCGGGATCGCGTGTAGTGGCCGTGCTGACGGGCAACGGCCTGAAAGACCCCAACAACGCGATGCGGGGCATGGCCGCGCCTGTGGCGGTGGGGGCGGATATGCAGAGCGTGTTGGCGACTATTCTTTGA
- the thrB gene encoding homoserine kinase has product MTPFTVRAPASSANLGPGFDSLGLSVPLYTTLRVTPQGHTEVVPMGAGLDGTPHNESNYVYKAMLLAAKRAGQPLPHARIEIESDVPLARGLGSSAAALVAGIVAGNELLGNPLTPEAVLDVAAREEGHPDNVAPALFGGIVVATLDKLGTHYVRLDPPAHLAVTVLIPDFELSTSKARAVLPKEYSRADAVHALSHAALLAAALSVGRLDLLRHAMQDYIHQIWRAPLVPGLSDILEEAHKHGALGAALSGAGPTVLCFHDTREDTARLHTYLHSVMAKNGLTGTVLDLPIDVVGTVIERH; this is encoded by the coding sequence GTGACTCCGTTTACCGTTCGTGCGCCTGCCAGCAGCGCTAATTTGGGGCCGGGGTTCGATAGCCTCGGCCTGAGCGTGCCGCTCTATACCACCTTGCGCGTGACGCCTCAGGGCCACACCGAAGTGGTGCCGATGGGTGCGGGGCTGGACGGCACGCCGCACAACGAGAGCAACTACGTGTACAAGGCCATGCTGCTGGCCGCCAAACGTGCGGGTCAACCTTTGCCGCACGCCCGCATAGAAATCGAGTCCGATGTGCCGCTGGCACGGGGCCTAGGCAGCAGCGCCGCCGCCTTGGTGGCCGGAATCGTGGCGGGCAACGAACTGTTGGGCAACCCGCTGACCCCCGAAGCCGTGCTGGACGTGGCGGCGCGGGAAGAAGGCCACCCCGACAACGTGGCTCCGGCGCTGTTTGGCGGCATCGTGGTCGCCACACTGGACAAGTTGGGCACGCATTATGTGCGCCTAGACCCGCCCGCACACTTGGCCGTCACGGTGCTGATTCCCGACTTCGAGTTGTCGACGAGCAAGGCCCGCGCCGTGCTGCCCAAGGAATACAGCCGCGCCGACGCCGTACACGCGCTGTCTCATGCGGCGTTGCTGGCAGCGGCTCTGAGCGTGGGCAGGCTCGATCTGCTGCGCCACGCCATGCAGGACTACATTCATCAAATCTGGCGAGCGCCCCTTGTGCCCGGCCTCAGCGACATTTTGGAAGAAGCCCACAAGCACGGCGCACTGGGAGCCGCCCTGAGTGGCGCGGGGCCAACTGTGCTGTGTTTTCACGACACCCGCGAAGACACGGCGCGGCTGCACACCTATCTGCATAGCGTGATGGCTAAAAACGGCCTGACGGGAACGGTGCTGGATCTGCCGATTGATGTGGTGGGCACGGTGATTGAACGGCACTAA
- a CDS encoding MMPL family transporter, translating into MRALSLFVTRRPWLVLALWGLAALLSVPFAARAPAALSANPGSLQDSDGRRVINILRERFEEVDTNTVLLVTRSTPPLDTAQGKAVYDKFVQGLEGVQGVTRVLRQDAQTTLPTRAEDGVLALTVAQIPLEEGATETLARVREYADKVEASQVGASGPGLSIRITGGQAIADDFTAFAESDTKRSEFAALPLTALVLLLVFGALVATGLPLVVGVLSITVAMACLFGLTRVMEVSTFAQSIITLIGLGAGIDYALLMVNRFREELAQDGDSRSAAARTMLTAGRSVAFSGITVAIAMAGLILPPLAFVRSMGLGGVLAVLLTILASLTALPAMLALLGERVNSPRILKFPWAQSSAASEAWTAFARRVTARPFLGVILSTAFLLLLALPALNMKTGYAGAWGLTPGVESRDALSDVRTLGAGGLLSQFEVVLDNGGRYGPEDRDRFRAVVADLRALPGVETVLSPFLTAADLSGNTAGGGTDAIAAVTALTQRSFSTDRQLLRVTVIPDTALRADRIDAFETQIRRTLDASGYRYTLGGAPVGEREFSQAITGALPTVIAGVFVATFLLLMVAFRSLLIPLKSILMNALTVAAAYGVVTLVVQDGFLASYLGIPQDVGVLDSSLPLLLFAVLFGLSMDYEIFLLSRVQEEVLRGHSNDEAVVLAVGRTARIITSAAIIMFIVFCAFIVGRVVANKSIGLGLAVAVLLDATLVRLVLVPAFLKIAGKWNWWLPAWLDRLLPQVRIEH; encoded by the coding sequence ATGCGTGCCCTTTCCCTCTTTGTGACCCGGCGGCCCTGGCTGGTGCTGGCCCTCTGGGGGCTGGCGGCGCTGCTGTCGGTGCCCTTTGCGGCCCGCGCTCCCGCCGCACTTTCGGCCAATCCCGGCAGCCTGCAAGACTCCGATGGCCGCCGAGTCATCAACATTTTGCGCGAGCGGTTTGAAGAAGTCGACACCAACACGGTGCTGCTGGTCACACGCAGCACGCCGCCGCTGGATACCGCGCAGGGCAAAGCTGTCTACGACAAGTTCGTGCAGGGGCTAGAGGGTGTGCAGGGCGTGACGCGGGTACTGCGTCAGGATGCCCAGACCACGCTGCCCACGCGGGCGGAGGACGGCGTGCTGGCCCTGACGGTGGCGCAAATTCCTCTGGAAGAAGGAGCCACCGAAACCCTAGCGCGGGTGCGCGAGTACGCCGACAAGGTAGAAGCGTCTCAAGTGGGGGCGTCCGGCCCCGGCCTCAGCATCCGCATCACGGGCGGGCAGGCCATTGCCGACGATTTCACCGCCTTTGCCGAAAGCGATACCAAACGCAGCGAATTCGCCGCCCTGCCACTGACCGCGCTGGTGCTGCTGCTGGTGTTCGGGGCGCTGGTGGCGACTGGGTTGCCGTTGGTGGTGGGCGTCCTCAGTATCACGGTGGCTATGGCGTGCCTCTTTGGCCTAACGCGGGTCATGGAAGTCAGCACCTTTGCCCAGAGCATCATCACGCTGATCGGCCTCGGCGCGGGCATCGATTACGCCCTGCTGATGGTCAACCGCTTCCGCGAAGAATTGGCCCAAGACGGCGATTCGCGGTCAGCGGCAGCCCGCACCATGCTCACGGCGGGGCGAAGTGTGGCCTTCAGCGGCATCACGGTAGCCATCGCCATGGCGGGCCTGATCCTGCCGCCGCTGGCCTTTGTCCGCAGCATGGGCCTCGGCGGGGTGCTGGCCGTCCTGCTCACCATTCTTGCCAGTCTCACAGCCCTCCCGGCGATGCTGGCCTTATTGGGCGAGCGCGTGAATAGCCCCCGCATCCTCAAATTTCCGTGGGCACAGAGCAGCGCGGCCTCCGAAGCATGGACGGCCTTCGCCCGCCGCGTTACCGCCCGTCCCTTTCTGGGGGTCATCCTCAGCACCGCGTTTTTGCTGCTGCTGGCGCTGCCTGCCCTGAACATGAAAACAGGCTACGCGGGCGCGTGGGGCCTCACGCCGGGAGTCGAAAGTCGGGACGCGCTCTCCGATGTCCGGACGCTGGGCGCGGGCGGCCTACTTAGCCAATTCGAGGTGGTGCTGGACAACGGCGGGCGTTACGGCCCCGAAGACCGCGACAGGTTCCGGGCAGTAGTGGCCGACTTGCGGGCCTTGCCGGGGGTAGAAACCGTGCTGAGTCCCTTCCTGACCGCTGCCGATCTCAGCGGCAATACAGCGGGAGGCGGCACCGACGCTATCGCTGCCGTCACCGCGCTCACCCAGCGTTCCTTTAGCACAGACCGCCAACTCCTCCGCGTCACGGTCATTCCCGATACGGCGCTGCGGGCAGACCGCATCGATGCCTTCGAGACCCAGATTCGGCGCACTTTGGACGCCAGCGGCTACCGCTACACGCTGGGCGGCGCTCCTGTGGGCGAGCGGGAATTCAGTCAGGCCATCACCGGGGCGCTGCCCACCGTCATCGCGGGCGTATTCGTCGCCACCTTCCTGCTGCTGATGGTGGCCTTCCGCAGCCTGTTGATTCCCCTGAAAAGCATTTTGATGAATGCCCTCACGGTGGCCGCCGCCTACGGAGTGGTCACGCTGGTGGTACAGGACGGCTTTCTGGCCTCCTACCTCGGCATTCCGCAAGATGTCGGGGTGCTGGATTCCAGCCTGCCGCTGCTGCTGTTCGCCGTCCTGTTCGGCCTCAGCATGGACTACGAAATCTTTTTGCTCTCGCGGGTGCAGGAAGAAGTGCTGCGCGGCCACTCCAACGATGAGGCGGTGGTATTGGCGGTGGGGCGCACAGCCCGGATCATTACGAGCGCCGCCATCATCATGTTTATCGTGTTCTGCGCCTTCATCGTGGGGCGCGTAGTGGCGAATAAAAGCATCGGCTTGGGGCTGGCGGTGGCCGTGCTGCTGGACGCCACGTTGGTCAGGCTGGTGTTGGTGCCCGCCTTCCTCAAAATTGCCGGAAAGTGGAACTGGTGGCTACCCGCGTGGTTAGACCGGTTGTTGCCGCAGGTGCGGATAGAGCATTGA
- a CDS encoding APH(3') family aminoglycoside O-phosphotransferase, whose product MSDLPTLPDALRRILPAARWEAITEGQSGAGVWKSQKYVMKVQERGGHPVSTLQQERERLRWLAERVPVPALIGFEVSSAHEFLAMSRLPGIPMSHADALLHPERVVGLLARALRQLHALPVRDCPFSMILPVTLRLAREQVEAGAVDETDFDEERLGRSAVSIFNELARTRPPAEDIVVTHGDPCLPNLILNGEWVEGFVDVGRAGLADRHADLALAHRSLKFNLNAAHAEAFLDAYGREWVDPEKLEYYCLLDELF is encoded by the coding sequence ATGTCTGATCTGCCCACCCTCCCCGACGCCCTGCGCCGCATCCTGCCCGCCGCCCGTTGGGAAGCCATCACCGAGGGTCAAAGTGGAGCGGGCGTGTGGAAATCGCAGAAGTATGTGATGAAGGTGCAGGAGCGCGGCGGCCACCCGGTCAGCACCTTGCAGCAGGAGCGGGAGCGGTTGCGCTGGCTGGCGGAGCGCGTGCCCGTGCCTGCGCTGATCGGCTTTGAAGTGAGCAGCGCACACGAGTTTTTGGCGATGTCGCGCCTGCCCGGAATCCCCATGAGCCACGCCGACGCCCTGCTGCACCCAGAGCGCGTGGTGGGTCTGCTGGCGCGGGCGCTGCGCCAACTTCACGCCCTGCCCGTCCGAGATTGCCCGTTTTCCATGATCCTGCCCGTGACCCTGCGGCTGGCCCGCGAACAGGTAGAAGCGGGCGCGGTAGACGAAACCGACTTTGATGAAGAACGCTTAGGCCGCAGCGCCGTCAGTATTTTCAACGAGCTGGCCCGCACCCGCCCGCCCGCCGAAGACATCGTGGTGACGCACGGCGACCCGTGTTTGCCCAACCTCATTCTAAATGGCGAGTGGGTAGAAGGCTTTGTAGACGTGGGCCGCGCGGGACTGGCAGACCGACACGCCGACTTGGCCTTGGCCCACCGCAGCCTCAAATTCAACCTGAACGCCGCCCATGCCGAAGCCTTTCTGGATGCGTATGGACGCGAGTGGGTAGACCCGGAGAAGTTGGAATATTACTGCCTGCTGGACGAATTGTTTTAG
- a CDS encoding CDP-alcohol phosphatidyltransferase family protein, translated as MSAPSSPPLAQTRKARPGIEWAAERLFRPLAQRLIPPFAERGVNPAYLVLFHTALGLYAAHSIRRGGRLTPALLLQVKTVLDNLDGQLARATGQTTETGRYLDTEMDLVVNAALNVALVGRWGLPLTLLQSLILTVDYLWERDYRAARGEEFRAAPAQNTDNPHLLAALKAVYAAYFVPQEKLLGAVFERRLNAHAGPTPTQTQRVAYTPQPITGLAANLGLSTQLLALGACLLLGKPRLYAASLPVQAAVLLGVQLWREGRVERTTERGV; from the coding sequence ATGTCTGCCCCTTCCTCTCCCCCGCTGGCACAGACGCGCAAGGCCCGCCCCGGTATCGAGTGGGCGGCTGAGCGACTGTTCCGGCCTCTGGCCCAACGCCTGATTCCACCTTTTGCCGAACGGGGCGTGAATCCAGCCTATCTGGTGCTGTTTCACACGGCGCTGGGGCTGTACGCGGCCCATTCCATCCGGCGCGGCGGACGGCTGACGCCTGCGCTGCTGCTTCAGGTCAAGACTGTGCTGGACAACTTGGACGGCCAATTGGCACGTGCCACCGGACAGACCACCGAAACCGGGCGCTATTTGGATACCGAAATGGATTTGGTGGTGAATGCCGCGCTGAATGTGGCGCTGGTAGGGCGCTGGGGCCTGCCGCTGACGCTGCTGCAAAGCCTGATCTTGACCGTGGATTACCTGTGGGAACGCGACTACCGCGCCGCACGGGGGGAAGAATTCCGGGCCGCGCCTGCCCAGAACACAGACAACCCGCACCTGTTGGCGGCCCTGAAAGCCGTCTACGCGGCCTATTTCGTGCCGCAGGAGAAGTTGTTGGGTGCAGTGTTCGAACGTCGGCTAAACGCTCATGCTGGCCCCACGCCAACGCAAACTCAGCGGGTGGCCTACACGCCGCAACCTATCACCGGACTGGCCGCCAATCTGGGGCTGAGTACGCAACTGCTGGCGCTGGGAGCGTGCCTGCTGCTGGGCAAACCGCGCCTGTATGCGGCCAGTTTGCCCGTGCAAGCGGCGGTGCTGCTGGGCGTGCAACTGTGGCGGGAAGGACGGGTAGAACGAACAACAGAACGTGGAGTGTAG